The window AAAACTGCAAatgagagagagcgagagagatgaTAGTTAGATTGAAATGATTAAAGGAGATGTGggataagaagagaagaagtttggGATTGCTTCAAAAAgaagcttctttttttattttaaagaaagtCTCTCTCTGTTTAGGAACGTAACGTTGCATTTCTTGGGATgccgattttttttgttcttctgcCAAAAACGTTGTAACCGTTTTGCCTCAAAAGTGTAGAAGGTTGATGAGAGAAGAACACCTTTAGTGTTTAGCAAATAGTATACTCTAATGAAATATACAATGGAGATTACAAATGTttatataaagaataaaacGATAACCTAATTAATCTACTTTCCATAAGTATATACTATCgtaattattaacaaatataCTCAAGAATATTATACATATCCTAAATCCTTCTATAAATAGCAACCCGAATTATCATGTTTCTTAATATATTATAGTACAGGTGAAAATAAATGAatcattaatacaaaaaaaaaactacaaatatatgtaggaaaaaaaaaactcatataaaGTTCTCCGTACTGGATCGAGGTAAATACTCTTTTTACATGAAGCTATAGGCCCAATGAAAagcccaaaaatatatatacttagagGTTAGAATTGGATTTGGCATTTGGAAGAACGTTTAGGCAGAGGAAGGTCTTCTGGAGTGACTTTGTTGTTGGTAAACagctttcattattatttattagctTTGCTACATCAGAGAGCAAAAAATCACACAAGAGAGAATAACATATTAGCCTAATAAATGGCGTTTGCTTTGAAACCTCAGGTTCTGGTTATTAGAATCTCTCACTCTACTATCATAACCTGTACAACAACACCACTTCCTTTGATTCTTCGAACTACATAGAGACAAATTCGTCGACCAACTGAGTCTTTGACTAGGAAATATCCAAACAGTactcttttcatatatataaatttattattagtaCTGATTACTGTTGCGAATGTTAATGTTTAACATCCAGTGCCTTAACCCTTCTCTAATCTATGTATTTCTATTCATCGCTTTGATGATTAGTGATTTTACAAGAAATTAataacaacaatccaaaacTTTAATTGTCTGACAGTATTGCTCCCcatataaattgatatgaaaGCTGCCAGTGAGACTTTAGAAGAAAGTAGGAGATATACAATAGAAAACTATCGAAGCTTAAATGTGTACTGCCCTCACAATAAAGAACAGCATCATAAGATTTCAACTACTCAAGTTTAAATGCATTTGAAGACGcaataattaattgattaagtataaaaaaacaaatatagagaaatcaaaactatGGCATACCCTCTTTAAAGCTTGGTCAAATCTTTGaagggttttttattttttaaagaaaaggaTCATCTTAAAGTGTAATAGGATTTGAAAATCAAGCTTAGGCCTCGGGCAACAATAGCATCCGGCTAATTCAATATAAATGTGATcataaacactatatatattaataatatatttagatgatCACTACTTGTAATATGTCATCTCTATCCGCATATTGTATGTTTATGTTGTcgacacaaaaaaagaagaagaagaatgattatgttttaatattgCTGATATATAAGTGGATCCAGATACCTAATTTTTCGTAGATATACATACGACTGTGACTAGTCCTACTCCTAATATAACAACATCATGGGGCACCGAATTGTGTGGGCGAAGACTTTAGTACGTGGAACTGAGTGGAGATACGTATCTAAGTAATACATTTGTAAATTATCctatattatatttgtatttggaCATATCCAAAGAGTCTGAAAACTcgaaactaattaattatggacATTTTATCCTTCAATAAAACTTATCACAAGTCAAATTACAAAGTACGGATGGATTTTTGCATGCTTTTTCGTATATGTGAACGTGCAATTGCATGCGAATTGCGATAATAGTTTTGCGTTGTGTATTTTGTTGATCTAATTCCTCTTGGTCCTCAAATATCTTAGGTGGGCCTCTTCCTTACAAATGGGCCCACACCAAATCTACTACTACTCTTGTCTCTCTCCCTCCAAAGGCCAATTTATATACTCGTCTTTACATCACACTCATGGCTACTCGTCGTCATCAATGAAATTCATACATATACTCCTCTGATATCCAGCATGAGTATGATTAGATGACTTATTTAGTAGATGGAACTAGTAGTTTTAACATGCAAGAACAGCAATCTCCTAATTCTTATCATAAGTCGTAACCACTCTTCGTTAATTAATGGATGACTCTTCAGCAACCTTAGATTCGTAGTTTTAGTCGGACCAGAGACCGAAAGGGTATAATGCGTTAACGAATAGTCTCTTCACCAGCGTTAAAGTTctctacaaattaaataacctatCTTTACAAACGTTGCACATCAAGAAACTAAATATGTATACACTTTGGTTGATGTCTGTTTCCAATAACCAAAACGATGTTAATACCATCTAGCTGGTTTGGTTCTATGTGGGGTTATAAAATTATGACTCTATGAAGGTAGAAACGTTAATCAAAGCAAAGAACCGGCGATAattgagagaaaaggagaggtAGGAAGTAAGAATTGAACAAGGGAACATGGAGCTTTGAAAGATGAGATTACTAAAATTGGAAAGCGGCAACAGAAAGGTGGCATTTAGTGAATGATAAGAAGAGAAATGGAGTTCCTTCTTTTAAAGACATGGCAACTAGTGTAATGACcccccaaaacaaaataaaattttaaaaataaaaataagaagaagaagagaaagaaaaaaagaaaaatcgtaGCATCATCATGATGATCATGAATtcatgataataataattatatttctttgtttctttgaagaGGTGAGCGAGAAAGAGAGCAATGAAGGTGGAATTAAATTCGTATTTATAATCTGACGTAACGCTCATTACAATTCTCAACTGTCTCAATTACTATTgcatttatattttggttttaatgatCTCTAAATCTTAACATTTTGAACAGCTGTTACcaaaaatatgtgtatatttatatatataaattcaagcaccttcctctgttttttatttatttttaattttaatgctCTGAACTACTttcctctttgatttttttaccaGCTCTCATCTTTCTTCGtcggcatttttttttttttttttatataatgcaCTCTGTTTGTAGTTTTATAAGGTGTTTCATGTTTAGAAGCACCTTATCTAACTCTGTTAGTTTTACAACTTTTATCACCTTTCTTGCAAACCAGTTTTCTAGATTTGTCTGCTTTTGTCTTAAATCAAACCATGCAATTGCTCAGGACACAATCTAGTTATGGATTCTTTTGCAGGAAAAAGTAAAAATTCAGCTTTTTGTTAGGCCTGTGATTAGCTTACAAACTCTGAAGACTTTTTGAATGAACAGAGATCTATCTCGAgttaacataaaacaaaaataaacatacattaatttttttcagaaaaaaaaaaacaagagaatttgGGGAGTTTTGTGGGGTTCAAATGTTACCAAGTGGGACCAAATAAGGAGTTCTTGTCTAATCTCTAACCAATTTTTGATTTTACCATTCTTTCTATCTTCTGAACTGCTTTTTCAACAAGTACAAGGAATCTATTTAgttttctctttactttttttttcatttggttaTGGGGATCAGGATCAAGCTACATCTTTCacaagtcattttttttttacatctccCTTTCCGTGATGTGTAAGCAATCTTTCTGCTACGCTAAGAATGTCTACTTTTGTTATAtagtcaacaacaacacacacacacacccacaCACAAAACGTCTAATTCTTTTATACATACAAGAATCAGATTATCAgcatgaaacagagagagagagatgcttaGCTTACTTTTAGACATATCCTACAAACAGAGTAGTAGAATTAGAATACGAAGACAACGACACATGttttcacttatatataaaaattcttCTTCCATTAGAGAACTCAAATGGTAGAAAAAtgttgagaaataaaaaagaacaagaaaagttAGTGCTATTCGCGCTCCACTCTTTCTTTGAATAGGTTAACCCTAATTTCATCTCCTACGTACCTTCTCTTCTCTGGATTTTAGAGTGGAGCGTGATTAGCACTACTCTCATAAAAACAACAGCTACATTCGCATAAAAAGAgagggaaaaataaataaaagaaaactaggcattaaaaaaaaaagagacaggattttttttgattttactgATGATCTCTTTCAGTTCCTTCGAGTCTTGCGACCAGAGGAAGCAGcagcgtttgcgtttgcgtttgaaGCGTTTTCGTGGAGGAAATCAAGAAGAACGGTGCTTTTGCATTTAGGGCATTTAGGATCGTCTTCTGAGAGCATCACGTACATGAGACAACGAGGACATCCGACAAGAACCATCGAGGTTGTCTCTGGACTTGTAGAGTATCTCACAGACGGCTCATCCTGGTTCATCTCCGACGAGACGCATGAGCTTGGCGGTGATGTCGGTGAAGTCGTCGCAGAGCGGGTTGGAGATCGAACCATCCTCCTCTGGCTTGACGTAGGCGGCGAAAGATTCAGCTTCAGTTCCAGCTTTGGACTTCTTCGACTCATCCTTCTGTACGTGTTGAATTGAATTGGATTGGATTAGATTGGTTCAGACAAGAAGAGGATTTATAAGTGGAATTAAGTGAGTTTTGGTCGGAGAAAATACCTTGAAACCTGCGGATTGAGGAGAAGGGTTTCTGTGATCTCAAAAGACTCTGTTACTTGACTCACAAAGAAGAGTCTTCTGTCTTATTTACTGGTGGTTGGATTGCTTCAGCTTAGGCCTTTATATACAAGAAAGAACACAGAGAGAAATATTAAAGAGGTGATAGATAGATTTTTCATTAAggctttaatttaattatgagtGAGAAAGgactgagagagaaagagagagagaatcataAAGATTTTGAATTGAAGTATACTACTACTAGATGATACTATCAGATGGgttaattgatgattttaatgCCTCAAGACTCAAAGAGTATCgaattttaattacttttcttttcaacttcaaaccagtaatttaattttcttaaatgtATTTAATAAATACACAAGAAAATCTGTAGATTTCTTGCAGGAATCCAATTCATTGCATATTAAATATAGAGGAGGAAAAGAACAAGAGATGTGTTTAATGGCTAATACAcagaaatcaaattaaatactCAACTGAACaaccattatttatttttattttcttcataagAGTTAATATATGGAACCAAGAAATTAAATGGCAACCAACTTGAATTAGATGTTTATACTAGTAGTAAAAGtcggaaaaaaaatcataatttcgaagtaaaagaaaaaatatacagtcaaagaaattaaattgaaattgaagaaacacaaacaaaattaagtggCAAGACACCAGAATTGGTACAGAGAACCCCAAATACAAGCCAAATATATAAAAGGGTGAACCACCTCCTGGCCTttagttttattaaaagttttatgagaGGGGGGACAAAAGTATAAATTATGCAACTTCCGAAACTACCCATCACTATTTTCTTAAATCTCataattgcttttttttgtttttcttttcaattagagtatatgtttttttggcttGTTGAAAGTTTGGGGACAAGGAAGAAAACTGAGGATGAGATGatgagagagtttgagagagcAAAGTGATCATATAAACCCCATCATCAAGTATTTTAGAGTGGGTCCAAGGTTTGGTAGTCAAGTTTTGTAGTTGAAAATATGAATAAACAGATCTGTTGGTGGATCTTAATTAAGCTCTGATCAATTGTGTTTATCTGTTATATATCAAATCAGTTGATTGATTATAggagttttcacttttcactaTACAACTGCAAACCTCTATAAACCAATAGTTTGTGACAAATTCTAGAGATTTTGAATGAATATGTAAAATGCTACTGTTCTCAGTCtctatatgatatatagatgGTGACTGTCTTGCGctgtttatttatatacaagGAAGAATCGTACCAACAGTACCTGATCAGTCTTATACAAAACTTTGATATGGTTGCTTGTTCTATTATTCTTGATTGTtcacacaattttttaaaaatcgaatATTgataaaagtatttaaaaacattatatgcTAATAAAACCAAAGTTTGTATTAGTGTTAATGACGATTCAcatgataaaattaaattttactaaatatgaaaaataaatatagcgATGCCAAGGTTAGTAATGGCTATACTACAAAACAACTTAGCTTCACACCCAAAGCAAAACTAGTATTTGCAGCGTGACTTAATTTCCCATGTGAAgttatttaatgaaatttggAAGAACGTTTATTATTTTACTTGTTTAATAAATAGTCTAACAAATTAGTATCTACTACTGTATTTTTTTCACAACTTTAAATAACTTAATTATAATCGTAAGAATAcggatacaatatatatacaactgCATGCTAGTATTATGAAAGTTGACAACATTACAATTAATtccatttaaataaatttaataccATGTTTGGCTGGATTTACAATTAATGTTAGGCCCGTATTTATCAGTATCTTAAAGTATTGTATCAATATCTTTAGATTAACTAGTTTATCATGCTTAATTAGACTAATATTATTACATCAACCATATATATTGTATCCACAACTAAAAAAAGATCAATGTAAGAATcttaaatgaacaaaaaacatatttataaaatatagtagTCCGCGTCAATGATACTCTCtccgttttataatatataatatatgatgttatttTCTATATTCAAATTCGTATAATGATAATGTTATCGAATGTGTGGGAGATGCGAGAAATAGAATATAATGTTTAGGATTTGGGTgggaccaatttttttttcttttaagtcttATAGGCACTTAGATTAGCTTCTTCCTCGTAAATCTACTTCTTTGTTCTTTGGTCCcatttttttatctctctatTTTGGCCCAAAATAATCTGACTTTATGTAAATGAAAAGAAGCTTCGAATTCGTTTCgtacttataataataatatgagtGGCTAAGTCAAACGGCTATCGTTACAACTTTAGCAgcataactttttttaaaaggttaataatagattaattacatatataatcattGGATGTGTGAACTGCCTAGTGAATGGATGGTGTGGACTTATTTTCGTTacagagatttttgttttaaacaattagTATAAGATTCGTTGAAAGAAATTCATTATCTGCAGTTTATACATATACTCATTGTAACTCATGTTTTTGTGACACGACATTAACAAtttcaagaaaacaagcaaaGGGAGCATTCAATAAATTGGGTACCCTTAATTGCACCAATCAATGTGCAACTTGATATCACATGCATCAAAGATCATACTATCATTGTGAAGATCGTATCTTTCAACACAAGGACaaataaacaattttcttaacaaattacaaattacTTGAGTATGTATTCTCTctacttagtttttttttttctttttttattgttttttttacaatctaTGCGATTATCTTTAGTAACAATGTCTTAACCAG is drawn from Camelina sativa cultivar DH55 chromosome 8, Cs, whole genome shotgun sequence and contains these coding sequences:
- the LOC104708481 gene encoding uncharacterized protein LOC104708481, whose translation is MSRRSPKLELKLNLSPPTSSQRRMVRSPTRSATTSPTSPPSSCVSSEMNQDEPSVRYSTSPETTSMVLVGCPRCLMYVMLSEDDPKCPKCKSTVLLDFLHENASNANANAAASSGRKTRRN